The Arthrobacter sp. Marseille-P9274 DNA segment AGCCCCAGCTCGGACAGGACATCAGCGACGCGCTGGTCCTGTTCCTTCAGGAAGGCGGAGAACTCCCCGCCGGTGGCGAAGGCGTCCGACCAGCCGTTGTCCTCGAGGGCCTTCTTCCACTCGGGGGTGCCGTGCATCTTCTCGAGGGCCGCGATCCACTTCTGCTTGTCTTCCTCGCTGGTCTCCGGCGGGGCGACGATGCCGCGCCAGTTGGTGAACACGAGGTCGATCTTGGATTCCTTCAGCGTCGGGGCGTCGACGCCCTCGAGCCGCTCCTCGCCGCTGGTGGCCAGGACGCGGATCTCGCCGCTCTTGATCTGGTCGATGTACTCGCCCGCGCCGGAGGCAGCGAAGCCGAGCTTGTTGCCGAGGATGGCCGGGAGCAGGTCGCCGCCGCCGTCGTAGGACACGAAGTTCACGTCCTTCGGGTCGATGCCCGCGGCCTGCGCCAGCTGCATGGGCAGCAGGTGGTCCGGGCCGCCCGGCGAGGAGCCGCCGCCGACGCTGACCTTGCCCGGGTTTTCCTTCCAGGCCTTCACCAAGTCGTCGATGGTCTTGTAGGGCGAGTCCTTCGAGACCATGATGGCGCCCGGCTCCTGGACCAGGCGGGCCAGCGGGGTGGTCTCGGTCAGCTTGGCCTCGGAGTCGTTGGTGTAGCTGGCGCCCACCACGCCCAGCCCCATCAGCATGGCCAGGTCGCCGTTGGCCTTTTCGTTCACGGTGCGGGCCAGGCCCACGGTGCCGCCGGCGCCGGCCAGGTTGAAGACCTCGATGTTGGAGGCGATGTCGGTCTCCTCCATCACCTTGGCGGCGACGCGGGCAGTGGTGTCGTAGCCGCCACCGGGCGTGTTCGGGACCATGATCCGCAGGTCGCTGACGGGGCCCTCGGCGGCGGCCGAGGTGCCGGCGGCGCTGCTGCCGGAGCCAGTGACGCCGCAGCCGGTCATGGCCAAGGCCACGCCGGCGGCGACGGCGGCGAGGCGGAAGGCATTGTTTCTACGCATTGAAATCCTCATCTCGGGAGTGGTCGAGCCCACTAACCGTAGAACGGTGTGTGAGCCGCGGCACATTTGCGGTCTCAAAGAAAATTGAGTTCATTGTGTTCACGCTCACATGCCGGTTCCGTGCGGGTCTGAGGATATAGTTCACGCGGTAACGGAGGGGAACGGCGGCAGGCCCAGGCCTGGGTTGGAGGAATCGGAAGTGGACCAGCATGCCCGCGGCCGGGCGAAGCGGCGGCGCCGCGGCCTGACACTGGCCGGGCAGTACCTGGTCCTGCAACTGCTGATTGTGGCCGCGGTGCTGGTCGGCGTCGTCGCGCTGTCCCTGGCGCAGTCCGCCCAGACCTTCGAACGCGTGGAGGGCCGCCGCGCGCTGTCCGCGGCAGAGACCCTGGCTGCCACGCCCGCCGTCCGGGCCCTGCTGCCGGTGGCGCAGCCCCGGCTCGGTGCGGCGCTGCCCGCCGTCGCCGAATCCGTCCGCACGGTTTCCGGCTCCAGCGCCGTTTTCCTGGCCCGCCCGGACGGCACCGTCATCACCTCCTCCGATCCGGACCAGCTCGGCAGCAGGCTGCCGCTGGGCGACAGCCTCGTCCTCTCCGGCCGCGCCTGGACCGGCCCCGTGGAGCTGTCCGGCCGGCAGACCCTGGTGGCCCACGTCCCCGTGCTCGACGACGGCGGCCGGATGGTCGGGATCGCCGCCGTCGGCCGGAACTATCCGTCGGTCTGGGAACGGCTCGGCGACGCCCTGCCCAACCTGCTGACCTACCTCGGCGTCTCCGTAGGCCTCGGCGCCGCCGGTTCCCTGCTGCTCGCCCGCCGGGTCAAGCGGCAGACCCTCGGCCTCGAACCCGAGGAGATCGCCGGCCTCGTAGAGCACCGCGAGGCCATCCTGCACGACGTGAAGGAGGGCGTCCTCGCCCTGGACCGCCACGCCCGCATCACGCTGGCCAACGACAGCGCCCGCCAGCTCCTCGAGCTGCCCCACGACTGCGCCGGCAAGACCCTCGATGAACTGGCCGTTCCCGCCCGCCTGCGCGACGTCCTCACCGCGGACCAGACCGGCCCCGACCGGCTGGTGCTGGTCGGCGAGCGCGTGGTCGTCTGCAACCGGATGCCGCTGCGCTCGCGCGGCAGGCTGATCGGCTCGGTCACCACCCTGCGCGACCGCACCGAGCTGTCCTCGCTGGAGAAGGAACTGGGGGCCACCCGCACCACCACGGACACGCTGCGCGCCCAGACCCATGAGTTCGCCAACCAGCTGCACACCATCTCCGGGCTGATCCAGCTCGGAGAATATGACGAGGTCACCCGCTTCGTCGACGGCGTGAGCCTCAGCCGGACGCGCCTCTACGACGATGTCACCACGCGCATCGAGGACCCGGCGGTCGCCGCCTTGCTGATCGCCAAGGCCAGCTCCGCGGCGGAACGCGTGGTCACCCTGGAGCTGGACGACGGCTCCGCCCTGGGCCGCGTGGACGAGACCCTCTCGCGGGACCTGACCACCGTCGTCGGAAACCTGGTGGACAACGCCATCGACGCCGTCAGCGGCCGGCCGGACGCCGCGGTGCACGTCCATCTGCGGGACGAGGCGCACCGGGTCACGGTCACCGTCCGGGACTCCGGCCCGGGCGTCGCGGCGGACAGCGTGGAGGACATCTTCCGGCAGGGCTTCAGCACCAAGGATTCCGACGACGGCGGCGGCCGCGGCTTTGGTCTTGCCCTCACCCGGCTAGTATGTTCAAGGCGCGGCGGAGGCGTGGGCGTACGCAATGCCCCCGGCGCCGAATTCACCGCCGTTCTGGGAAAGCAGAGCCAGCCCGCATGATCAAGGTCCTGATAGTCGATGACGACTTCATGGTCGCCAAAGTCCACGCCGGATTCGTGAAGCAGGCGGCCGGCTTCAGCGTCGCCGGGGTGGCCCACACCGGTGCCCAGGCCCTCGAGGCGGTCCACGCGCTGCAGCCGGATCTGGTGCTGCTGGACATCCACCTGCCGGACATCAACGGCCTGGACCTGCTGCAGCAGCTGCGCCGGATCGACCCGGAACTCGATGTCCTGGTCATCAGCGCCGCCCGCGAGATGGATACCGTCCGCCGGGCCCTGCGCGGCGGGATCGTGCACTACCTGATGAAACCCTTCTCCAGCCAGGACCTGCGCGAGCGGCTGGAGCACTACCGGCAGGCGTACCGGCCGCTGTCCTCCGCCGGCACGGCCGAGCAGGAGGACGTCAACCGGGTCTTCGGCGTAGGCCACGGCGAACGGCCGCTGCCCAAGGGCTTCAGCGCCGAAACCCTCAGCCTCGTCCAGCAGCGGCTGCAGGAGGCGGGCGCCGCGCTGTCTGCGACCGAGACCGCCGCCCGGGCAGGTATCTCCCGCGTCAGTGCGCGGCGCTACCTGGAGTATCTCTGCGAGGAAGGCCGGGCCGAGGTGCAACTGCGGTACGGGGAGGTCGGCCGCCCCGAGCGGCGCTACTCGACGCGCAGGATACGCTCGTAGCGCTCGGCCCGCAGCCCCCAAATTTTGCCGCCCCGATTCGTTGACCGGCGCCGGCCGCCGCATCATACTTTTCTGATCCAGCGGGCCGTTGGGGGACGCAAAGAGGCGCCAGGCACCGCCGGTGGAAAGCTGGCACATCATGCCGATCCGCCATCGTTCTGCGACTTTCCTGGCCATCCTCGCCCTGGTCCTGAGCGGGCATGTCCTCTCGCCGCCGGCCACCGCCGCCACGGCGTACAACAGCCACCGGGGGCCCAACTATACGGACCGCGCGGTGCTGACCTTTGACGATTGCCCGCGCAGCCTGTCCTCCTACGAGTCGGTGCTGGAATACGCCGAGGAGGAAAACCTCGGACTGGTGCTCGCCCCGACCGGCGACTGCGTGACGCGCTTCCGCGAAGAGGAGGACGAGGACATCGTGCTGCTCGCGCGGAGCTACGGCCAGTACGTCATCAACCACAGCATCCACCACCGCGACCTGAGGAAGCTAAGCTGTGCCGGAGTCGCCGCGGAACTGCGGGCCCCGGGGGTGGTCACCAATTTCGGCCGGCCGCCCTTCGGCGGGATCAACAAGACCGTGCTCTGCGGCTACCAGCGGGCGAAGATGCAGCCCTGGCTGTGGACCGTCAATCCGCGGGACTTCCTCGGCAAGTCCCGGAGCGAAGTGGTCGACTACGTGGTGGCCAACGGCCGCAAGGGCAGCACGATCATCATGCACATGCAGTGGCGCGGGTTCAGTCCGCGGGCTCTGGACCTGATGAAGGACGGCCTGGCAGCCAAGGGGATCAAGCTCTGCCGGGCGTACGGCGGCGCCACCGGCCGGATCACGACCGCGCCGGCCAAGCTGCCGGCCCGGCTGCCCTGCTGACCAGCGGAGGGAGGACGACGGCGGAACCTCGCGTTCCGCCGTCGTCCTCCCTGTTCTTCGTTTTTGCCCGTCCCGTCGAGGGCCGTCAGTAGCTGATGACCTGCGGCTGGCCGAGGTGCTTCAGGCCTTCGGCGCCGAATTCCAAGCCGTAGCCGGAGCTCTTCGCGCCGCCGAACGGCACCCGCGGGTCGACGGCACCGTGCTTGTTGATCCACACCGTGCCGGCCTCGATGCGGGCCGCCACCTCGCGGGCCTTGGCCGGGTCCGCGGACCAGACCGAGGCGCCGAGGCCGACCTCGAGGCCGTTGGCCATCTCCACGACCTCGTCGACGCTGGAGTACTTGACGATCGGCAGGGCCGGGCCGAACTGCTCCCGGGCGACCAGCGGGTTGTCGTTGTCGATATCTGCCACCAGCGTGGTCGGGTAGAAGTAGCCCGGCTGGCCGGCCTCGGGATCGCCGCCGGTCAGCACGCGGGCGCCGGAGTCCTTCGCGGCCTGGACGAGGTCCGCGACGATGTCGTACTGCGCCTTGTTCTGCAGCGGGCCCAGCACGTTCTGCTCGTCCAGCCCCACGCCCATCGGCATCTGCTTGGCCACATCGACCAGCACCTCGCAGACCTGGTCGTAGAGGTCCTCGTGCACGTAGAGCCGCTTGAGCGCGGCGCAGGTCTGGCCGGTGTTGATGAACGCGCCCCAGAACAGGCCTTCAGCAATCGCCTTCGGATCCGCGTCCGGCAGCACGATCCCGGCGTCGTTGCCGCCGAGCTCCAGGGTCAGCCGCTTCACAGTGTCGGCCGAAGATCGGATGATGGCCTTGCCCGTGGCGGTCGAGCCGGTGAACATGACCTTGTCGATCTCCGGATGCGAGGCCAGCCCCTCGCCGACGTCGCGGCCCCCGGAGACCACGTGCAGCACGTCGGCCGGCAGCACCTGGTTGATCACCTTCGCCAGCGCGAGCACGCTCAGCGGCGTGTACTCGGACGGCTTCATCACCACGGTGTTGCCCATCCGCAGCGACGGCGCGAGCTGCCAGACGGAGATCATCATCGGCCAGTTCCACGGACCGATGGCGCCGACCACGCCCAGCGGGCGGTAGTGCAGCTCGGCGCGGCCGCCCTCGTCGTCGACCAGCACCTCCGGCTCCAGCTCGAAGGACGCGGTGGCCCGCAGCCAGGCCGCGCAGGCCCCGACCTCGAAGCGCGCGTTCGGGCCGTTCAGCGGCTTGCCCTGTTCCCGGGACAGCAGCTCGGCGAGCGCCTCGGCGGAATGTTCGATGGCGTCGGCGGCCCGGTTGAGGTACTCGCTGCGCTCGGCGTGACTCAGCCGGCCCCACGCGGGCTGCGCTGCCCGCGCCGCCGCCACCGCGGCCTCCAGGTCCTGCGCTGAGTGCTCGGGTGCACGCCCCACAACGTCGCCCGTCGCCGGGTCCTTGATCTCCCGGCCGCCCTCGGCCGGTTCGATCGCCGCCAGCAGCTCGGCGTAGGCGGCCAGCTGGGTGTCCTGTTGGGTCTGCATGGAGTCCCCTTTCCTCGTCGTCGGCCGCTGTGGGCGTTCGATGCGTTCGATGCGTTCTCAGTCCACTGTCCCCCGCGGGCCCTGCCGCCGTCTTGTCTCTGAGTGCCCAGCCATTGACTTCCCGTGCACCGCGCCTTGCCGCTCCGTGCACCGCCCGGACTTCCGGCCCGGATCCGGCGCGTGGGAAAGGCGGACAATGGCCTCATGAAGAGTCCGCGCACGCTCGCCGCCGCCGTCGAACACGATGCCGCCGTGCCGGCCGGGCGGGAGGAACGCTTCCGCGGCTACGGTGTCATGGGGCTGCCCTTCGCCTCCGGCTACGTCCTGGCCATGCGGCGCTTCCCGGTCACCTCGCTCGGTCCCGACTACACCTCGGTCCGGGTCCGTACCCCGGCCGGCGCGTGGACCATGTACTCGACGGTGCCGCCGGCGATGTCCTGCCCGCGGTACTTCGGCAACGCCCTCGCGGCGGCACCGGTGGAGGACATCGAACTGCAGTGGACGGGCGAAGAGACGCTGAGACTAGCGATCGGCGGCACCGTCGGCCTCAGCTGGACCATGCACCTGTCCGCGACCCCGGCCACTCGCGTCCTGTCCGCCGTCGCCGGCCTGATGCCCGCACCGCTCCTGGGGACAACGGCCGCGCTGAAGGCGATGGGCCCCGCGGCCGGCCTCGTCCTGGACTCCGGCAGCATCGCGCTGACCGGCAGTTCGCCGAACAGCCAGCGCTTCAAGGCCATCCCCCGGCGCGTCTGGGCCATCGATGCGGCCACGGCCACACTCAGGGGTGAGGACCTTGGCCCCTTGGGCCCGCTCGCCGAACAGGCACGCCTCGGCGACTTCCGCCTCCCCCAGCGCGGCATCTTTATGTTCGGCTCGGTTTACTTCGATCCCGCGGACCACGCGGGGCGCTGGTCCAGCTGAACGAGCGCGCCGGGGTCAGCCGCCAGGCCGTGCCGCCTCCTCTGTTGTGGCTGGAAGGCGAACCGCTCCCCCCGGGCCGCTTTTCACGGACGGCCGCGGACGCACCAGGTCGACGCATCGACCTCAAAAGCCCCCTCGGGCAGCAGGCCTGCGCACCGCTCCCGGATCTGTCCGCGCTTGGCCGCGTCGAGCCCGCGGAGATAGGCGCCGGAGGGCCCGATCCCGAGAGTGAAGGGGTCCCACCATTCGGCGAACCCGGCGTACGCCACCCGGACGGTCAGCTTGCGTTCCTCTAGGCCGTGCAGACCCGCCGCGGCGAAGAGCTCCGCCAGGTGGCCCTCGCGCGTGCCGGGCCGGCTCTCCTCGCCGGGCGCCGAAGGATCGACCCCGCGCACGGCCTCCCAGAAAAGGGAGAGCGGCCCGCCTCCCTTGGCGAGGTCCCAAACGCACGCGGCGACGACACCTTCGGGCCGGGTGACCCGCGCCATTTCCGCGAGCCCGGCCACCGGATCGGTCATGAAGTGAACCACCAGCTGGGCCAGTGCACAGTCGAAGGCGTCGTCGGGGTAGGGCAGCCGCTCCGCCACCCCGGAGGTCACCTCA contains these protein-coding regions:
- a CDS encoding tripartite tricarboxylate transporter substrate binding protein, translated to MRRNNAFRLAAVAAGVALAMTGCGVTGSGSSAAGTSAAAEGPVSDLRIMVPNTPGGGYDTTARVAAKVMEETDIASNIEVFNLAGAGGTVGLARTVNEKANGDLAMLMGLGVVGASYTNDSEAKLTETTPLARLVQEPGAIMVSKDSPYKTIDDLVKAWKENPGKVSVGGGSSPGGPDHLLPMQLAQAAGIDPKDVNFVSYDGGGDLLPAILGNKLGFAASGAGEYIDQIKSGEIRVLATSGEERLEGVDAPTLKESKIDLVFTNWRGIVAPPETSEEDKQKWIAALEKMHGTPEWKKALEDNGWSDAFATGGEFSAFLKEQDQRVADVLSELGLA
- a CDS encoding sensor histidine kinase, with product MTLAGQYLVLQLLIVAAVLVGVVALSLAQSAQTFERVEGRRALSAAETLAATPAVRALLPVAQPRLGAALPAVAESVRTVSGSSAVFLARPDGTVITSSDPDQLGSRLPLGDSLVLSGRAWTGPVELSGRQTLVAHVPVLDDGGRMVGIAAVGRNYPSVWERLGDALPNLLTYLGVSVGLGAAGSLLLARRVKRQTLGLEPEEIAGLVEHREAILHDVKEGVLALDRHARITLANDSARQLLELPHDCAGKTLDELAVPARLRDVLTADQTGPDRLVLVGERVVVCNRMPLRSRGRLIGSVTTLRDRTELSSLEKELGATRTTTDTLRAQTHEFANQLHTISGLIQLGEYDEVTRFVDGVSLSRTRLYDDVTTRIEDPAVAALLIAKASSAAERVVTLELDDGSALGRVDETLSRDLTTVVGNLVDNAIDAVSGRPDAAVHVHLRDEAHRVTVTVRDSGPGVAADSVEDIFRQGFSTKDSDDGGGRGFGLALTRLVCSRRGGGVGVRNAPGAEFTAVLGKQSQPA
- a CDS encoding response regulator; the protein is MIKVLIVDDDFMVAKVHAGFVKQAAGFSVAGVAHTGAQALEAVHALQPDLVLLDIHLPDINGLDLLQQLRRIDPELDVLVISAAREMDTVRRALRGGIVHYLMKPFSSQDLRERLEHYRQAYRPLSSAGTAEQEDVNRVFGVGHGERPLPKGFSAETLSLVQQRLQEAGAALSATETAARAGISRVSARRYLEYLCEEGRAEVQLRYGEVGRPERRYSTRRIRS
- a CDS encoding polysaccharide deacetylase family protein produces the protein MPIRHRSATFLAILALVLSGHVLSPPATAATAYNSHRGPNYTDRAVLTFDDCPRSLSSYESVLEYAEEENLGLVLAPTGDCVTRFREEEDEDIVLLARSYGQYVINHSIHHRDLRKLSCAGVAAELRAPGVVTNFGRPPFGGINKTVLCGYQRAKMQPWLWTVNPRDFLGKSRSEVVDYVVANGRKGSTIIMHMQWRGFSPRALDLMKDGLAAKGIKLCRAYGGATGRITTAPAKLPARLPC
- a CDS encoding aldehyde dehydrogenase family protein; protein product: MQTQQDTQLAAYAELLAAIEPAEGGREIKDPATGDVVGRAPEHSAQDLEAAVAAARAAQPAWGRLSHAERSEYLNRAADAIEHSAEALAELLSREQGKPLNGPNARFEVGACAAWLRATASFELEPEVLVDDEGGRAELHYRPLGVVGAIGPWNWPMMISVWQLAPSLRMGNTVVMKPSEYTPLSVLALAKVINQVLPADVLHVVSGGRDVGEGLASHPEIDKVMFTGSTATGKAIIRSSADTVKRLTLELGGNDAGIVLPDADPKAIAEGLFWGAFINTGQTCAALKRLYVHEDLYDQVCEVLVDVAKQMPMGVGLDEQNVLGPLQNKAQYDIVADLVQAAKDSGARVLTGGDPEAGQPGYFYPTTLVADIDNDNPLVAREQFGPALPIVKYSSVDEVVEMANGLEVGLGASVWSADPAKAREVAARIEAGTVWINKHGAVDPRVPFGGAKSSGYGLEFGAEGLKHLGQPQVISY
- a CDS encoding class I SAM-dependent methyltransferase; its protein translation is MFEVAAEAYNRFMGRYSEPLAARFIDAAGVHPGQEALDVGCGPGALTAQLAARLGPSAVKALDPSSFVEALRERLPGVEVTSGVAERLPYPDDAFDCALAQLVVHFMTDPVAGLAEMARVTRPEGVVAACVWDLAKGGGPLSLFWEAVRGVDPSAPGEESRPGTREGHLAELFAAAGLHGLEERKLTVRVAYAGFAEWWDPFTLGIGPSGAYLRGLDAAKRGQIRERCAGLLPEGAFEVDASTWCVRGRP